A stretch of the Macaca thibetana thibetana isolate TM-01 chromosome X, ASM2454274v1, whole genome shotgun sequence genome encodes the following:
- the SLC35A2 gene encoding UDP-galactose translocator isoform X5, whose product MAAVGAGGSTAAAGPGALSAGALEPGTASAAHRRLKYISLAVLVVQNASLILSIRYARTLPGDRFFATTAVVMAEVLKGLTCLLLLFAQKRGNVKHLVLFLHEAVLVQYVDTLKLAVPSLIYTLQNNLQYVAISNLPAATFQPSPRCSQSHSLCLCFRLRALRSPAASRAATATAAVFPPWRSHHGVLSAEVAHQGEGFLAAGIEDIGLASFSSCPGPAGTKL is encoded by the exons ATGGCAGCGGTTGGGGCTGGTGGTTCCACCGCGGCGGCCGGGCCAGGGGCGCTTTCCGCGGGTGCATTAGAGCCGGGGACTGCTAGTGCGG CTCACAGGCGCCTGAAGTACATATCCCTAGCTGTGCTGGTGGTCCAGAATGCCTCCCTCATCCTCAGCATCCGCTACGCCCGCACGTTGCCAGGGGACCGCTTCTTTGCCACCACTGCTGTGGTCATGGCGGAAGTGCTCAAAGGTCTCACCTGCCTGCTGCTGCTCTTCGCACAGAAGAGGG GTAACGTGAAGCACCTGGTTCTCTTCCTTCATGAGGCTGTCCTGGTGCAGTATGTGGACACACTCAAGCTCGCAGTGCCCTCTCTCATCTACACCTTGCAGAATAACCTCCAGTATGTTGCCATCTCTAACCTACCAGCTGCCACTTTCCAG CCTTCCCCGAGGTGCAGCCAAAGCCATagcctctgcctctgcttccGCCTCCGGGCCCTGCGTTCACCAGCAGCCTCCCGGGCAGCCACCGCCACCGCAGCTGTCTTCCCACCATGGAGATCTCATCACGGAGTCCTTTCTGCCGAA GTTGCTCACCAAGGTGAAGGGTTCCTAGCCGCTGGGATTGAAGACATTGGCCTGGCCTCGTTCTCTTCTTGCCCTGGCCCAGCTGGGACCAAACTCTGA
- the SLC35A2 gene encoding UDP-galactose translocator isoform X3 — MAAVGAGGSTAAAGPGALSAGALEPGTASAGNVKHLVLFLHEAVLVQYVDTLKLAVPSLIYTLQNNLQYVAISNLPAATFQVTYQLKILTTALFSVLMLNRSLSRLQWASLLLLFTGVAIVQAQQASGGGPRPLDQNPGAGLAAVVASCLSSGFAGVYFEKILKGSSGSVWLRNLQLGLFGTALGLVGLWWAEGTAVATRGFFFGYTPAVWGVVLNQAFGGLLVAVVVKYADNILKGFATSLSIVLSTVASIRLFGFHVDPLFALGAGLVIGAVYLYSLPRGAAKAIASASASASGPCVHQQPPGQPPPPQLSSHHGDLITESFLPKCLVWESPSQQSLHLHKDTLDRTPQLFRNDRCLPVGVQLPVV, encoded by the exons ATGGCAGCGGTTGGGGCTGGTGGTTCCACCGCGGCGGCCGGGCCAGGGGCGCTTTCCGCGGGTGCATTAGAGCCGGGGACTGCTAGTGCGG GTAACGTGAAGCACCTGGTTCTCTTCCTTCATGAGGCTGTCCTGGTGCAGTATGTGGACACACTCAAGCTCGCAGTGCCCTCTCTCATCTACACCTTGCAGAATAACCTCCAGTATGTTGCCATCTCTAACCTACCAGCTGCCACTTTCCAG GTGACGTACCAGCTGAAGATCCTGACCACAGCGCTGTTCTCCGTGCTCATGCTGAACCGCAGCCTTTCCCGGCTGCAGTGGGCCTCCCTGCTGCTCCTCTTCACTGGCGTCGCCATTGTCCAGGCACAGCAAGCCAGTGGGGGAGGCCCACGGCCACTGGATCAGAACCCTGGGGCAGGCCTGGCAGCCGTCGTGGCCTCCTGTCTCTCCTCCGGCTTTGCAGGTGTCTACTTTGAGAAGATCCTCAAAGGCAGCTCAGGCTCCGTGTGGCTGCGCAACCTGCAACTGGGCCTCTTTGGCACAGCACTGGGCCTAGTGGGGCTCTGGTGGGCTGAGGGTACCGCCGTGGCCACCCGCGGTTTCTTTTTTGGGTACACGCCTGCTGTCTGGGGCGTGGTGCTCAACCAGGCCTTTGGTGGGCTACTGGTGGCTGTGGTTGTCAAGTACGCTGACAACATCCTCAAGGGCTTTGCCACCTCCCTGTCCATTGTGCTGTCCACTGTTGCCTCCATTCGCCTCTTTGGCTTCCACGTGGACCCATTATTTGCCCTTGGCGCTGGGCTCGTCATTGGTGCCGTCTACCTCTACAGCCTTCCCCGAGGTGCAGCCAAAGCCATagcctctgcctctgcttccGCCTCCGGGCCCTGCGTTCACCAGCAGCCTCCCGGGCAGCCACCGCCACCGCAGCTGTCTTCCCACCATGGAGATCTCATCACGGAGTCCTTTCTGCCGAA GTGTCTTGTCTGGGAGAGTCCCTCCCAGCAGTCCCTCCACCTCCATAAGGACACACTGGACAGAACTCCGCAGCTCTTCAGGAATGACCGATGCCTACCTGTTGGGGTTCAGTTGCCCGTAGTTTGA
- the SLC35A2 gene encoding UDP-galactose translocator isoform X4 codes for MAAVGAGGSTAAAGPGALSAGALEPGTASAGNVKHLVLFLHEAVLVQYVDTLKLAVPSLIYTLQNNLQYVAISNLPAATFQVTYQLKILTTALFSVLMLNRSLSRLQWASLLLLFTGVAIVQAQQASGGGPRPLDQNPGAGLAAVVASCLSSGFAGVYFEKILKGSSGSVWLRNLQLGLFGTALGLVGLWWAEGTAVATRGFFFGYTPAVWGVVLNQAFGGLLVAVVVKYADNILKGFATSLSIVLSTVASIRLFGFHVDPLFALGAGLVIGAVYLYSLPRGAAKAIASASASASGPCVHQQPPGQPPPPQLSSHHGDLITESFLPKSVLVK; via the exons ATGGCAGCGGTTGGGGCTGGTGGTTCCACCGCGGCGGCCGGGCCAGGGGCGCTTTCCGCGGGTGCATTAGAGCCGGGGACTGCTAGTGCGG GTAACGTGAAGCACCTGGTTCTCTTCCTTCATGAGGCTGTCCTGGTGCAGTATGTGGACACACTCAAGCTCGCAGTGCCCTCTCTCATCTACACCTTGCAGAATAACCTCCAGTATGTTGCCATCTCTAACCTACCAGCTGCCACTTTCCAG GTGACGTACCAGCTGAAGATCCTGACCACAGCGCTGTTCTCCGTGCTCATGCTGAACCGCAGCCTTTCCCGGCTGCAGTGGGCCTCCCTGCTGCTCCTCTTCACTGGCGTCGCCATTGTCCAGGCACAGCAAGCCAGTGGGGGAGGCCCACGGCCACTGGATCAGAACCCTGGGGCAGGCCTGGCAGCCGTCGTGGCCTCCTGTCTCTCCTCCGGCTTTGCAGGTGTCTACTTTGAGAAGATCCTCAAAGGCAGCTCAGGCTCCGTGTGGCTGCGCAACCTGCAACTGGGCCTCTTTGGCACAGCACTGGGCCTAGTGGGGCTCTGGTGGGCTGAGGGTACCGCCGTGGCCACCCGCGGTTTCTTTTTTGGGTACACGCCTGCTGTCTGGGGCGTGGTGCTCAACCAGGCCTTTGGTGGGCTACTGGTGGCTGTGGTTGTCAAGTACGCTGACAACATCCTCAAGGGCTTTGCCACCTCCCTGTCCATTGTGCTGTCCACTGTTGCCTCCATTCGCCTCTTTGGCTTCCACGTGGACCCATTATTTGCCCTTGGCGCTGGGCTCGTCATTGGTGCCGTCTACCTCTACAGCCTTCCCCGAGGTGCAGCCAAAGCCATagcctctgcctctgcttccGCCTCCGGGCCCTGCGTTCACCAGCAGCCTCCCGGGCAGCCACCGCCACCGCAGCTGTCTTCCCACCATGGAGATCTCATCACGGAGTCCTTTCTGCCGAAGTCAGTGCTGGTGAAGTGA
- the PQBP1 gene encoding polyglutamine-binding protein 1 isoform X3, whose amino-acid sequence MPLPVALQTRLAKRGILKHLEPEPEEEIIAEDYDDDPVDYEATRLEGLPPSWYKVFDPSCGLPYYWNADTDLVSWLSPHDPNSVVTKSAKKLRSSNADAEEKLDRSHDKSDRGHDKSDRGHEKPDRGHDKSDRGHDKSDRDRERGYDKVDRERERDRERDRDRGYDKADREEGKERRHHRREELAPYPKSKKAVSRKDEELDPMDPSSYSDAPRGTWSTGLPKRNEAKTGADTTAAGPLFQQRPYPSPGAVLRANAEASRTKQQD is encoded by the exons ATGCCTCTGCCCGTTGCGCTGCAGACCCGCTTGGCCAAGAGAGGCATCCTCAAACATCTGGAGCCTG AACCAGAGGAAGAGATCATTGCCGAGGACTATGACGATGATCCTGTGGACTATGAGGCCACCAGGTTGGAGGGCCTACCACCTAGCTGGTACAAGGTTTTCGACCCTTCCTG TGGGCTCCCTTACTACTGGAATGCGGACACAGACCTCGTATCCTGGCTTTCCCCACATGATCCCAACTCTGTGGTTACCAAATCGGCCAAGAAGCTCAGAAGCAGTAATGCAG ATGCTGAAGAAAAGTTGGACCGGAGCCATGACAAGTCGGACAGGGGCCATGACAAGTCGGACCGCGGCCATGAGAAACCAGACAGGGGCCACGACAAGTCAGACCGGGGCCACGACAAATCTGACAGGGATCGAGAGCGTGGCTATGACAaggtagacagagagagagagcgagacagGGAACGGGATCGGGACCGCGGGTATGACAAGGCAGACCGGGAAGAGGGCAAAGAACGGCGCCACCATCGCCGGGAGGAGCTGGCTCCCTACCCCAAGAGCAAGAAGG CAGTAAGTCGAAAGGATGAAGAGTTAGACCCCATGGACCCTAGCTCATACTCAGATGCCCCCCG GGGTACGTGGTCAACAGGACTCCCCAAGCGGAATGAGGCCAAGACTGGCGCTGACACCACAGCAGCTGGGCCCCTCTTCCAGCAGCGGCCGTATCCATCCCCAGGGGCTGTGCTCCGGGCCAATGCAGAGGCCTCCCGAACCAAGCAGCAGGATTGA
- the TIMM17B gene encoding mitochondrial import inner membrane translocase subunit Tim17-B isoform X2, whose protein sequence is MEEYAREPCPWRIVDDCGGAFTMGVIGGGVFQAIKGFRNAPVVMQIAEAPLFTYPCSRSVSPTVNVSSERAGSRSTLFMAVSLHMAWCLAHIGIRHRLRGSTNAVRIRAPQIGGSFAVWGGLFSTIDCGLVRLRGKEDPWNSITSGALTGAVLAARSGPLAMVGSAMMGGILLALIEGVGILLTRYTAQQFRNAPPFLEDPSQLPPKDGTPAPGYPSYQQYH, encoded by the exons ATGGAGGAGTACGCTCGGGAACCTTG CCCATGGCGAATTGTGGATGATTGCGGTGGAGCCTTCACTATGGGTGTCATCGGTGGCGGAGTCTTCCAGGCCATCAAGGGTTTCCGCAATGCCCCTGTTGTGA TGCAGATTGCTGAAGCGCCCTTGTTTACTTATCCTTGCTCAAGGTCTGTGTCTCCCACTGTTAATGTGAGCTCTGAGAGGGCAGGGAGCAGATCTACCTTGTTCATGGCTGTATCTCTGCATATGGCATGGTGCTTGGCCCATATA gGAATTCGGCACCGGTTGAGAGGTAGTACCAACGCTGTGAGGATCCGAGCCCCCCAGATTGGAG GTAGCTTCGCAGTGTGGGGGGGCCTGTTCTCCACCATCGACTGTGGCCTGGTGCGGCTTCGGGGCAAGGAGGATCCCTGGAACTCTATCACCAGTGGAGCGTTGACCGGGGCTGTACTGGCTGCCCGCA GTGGCCCACTGGCCATGGTGGGCTCAGCGATGATGGGGGGCATCCTGTTGGCCCTCATTGAGGGCGTTGGCATCCTCCTCACTCGCTACACGGCCCAGCAGTTCCGAAATG CGCCCCCATTCCTGGAGGACCCCAGCCAGCTGCCCCCTAAGGACGGCACCCCAGCCCCAGGCTATCCCAGCTATCAGCAGTACCACTGA
- the SLC35A2 gene encoding UDP-galactose translocator isoform X1 has translation MAAVGAGGSTAAAGPGALSAGALEPGTASAAHRRLKYISLAVLVVQNASLILSIRYARTLPGDRFFATTAVVMAEVLKGLTCLLLLFAQKRGNVKHLVLFLHEAVLVQYVDTLKLAVPSLIYTLQNNLQYVAISNLPAATFQVTYQLKILTTALFSVLMLNRSLSRLQWASLLLLFTGVAIVQAQQASGGGPRPLDQNPGAGLAAVVASCLSSGFAGVYFEKILKGSSGSVWLRNLQLGLFGTALGLVGLWWAEGTAVATRGFFFGYTPAVWGVVLNQAFGGLLVAVVVKYADNILKGFATSLSIVLSTVASIRLFGFHVDPLFALGAGLVIGAVYLYSLPRGAAKAIASASASASGPCVHQQPPGQPPPPQLSSHHGDLITESFLPKCLVWESPSQQSLHLHKDTLDRTPQLFRNDRCLPVGVQLPVV, from the exons ATGGCAGCGGTTGGGGCTGGTGGTTCCACCGCGGCGGCCGGGCCAGGGGCGCTTTCCGCGGGTGCATTAGAGCCGGGGACTGCTAGTGCGG CTCACAGGCGCCTGAAGTACATATCCCTAGCTGTGCTGGTGGTCCAGAATGCCTCCCTCATCCTCAGCATCCGCTACGCCCGCACGTTGCCAGGGGACCGCTTCTTTGCCACCACTGCTGTGGTCATGGCGGAAGTGCTCAAAGGTCTCACCTGCCTGCTGCTGCTCTTCGCACAGAAGAGGG GTAACGTGAAGCACCTGGTTCTCTTCCTTCATGAGGCTGTCCTGGTGCAGTATGTGGACACACTCAAGCTCGCAGTGCCCTCTCTCATCTACACCTTGCAGAATAACCTCCAGTATGTTGCCATCTCTAACCTACCAGCTGCCACTTTCCAG GTGACGTACCAGCTGAAGATCCTGACCACAGCGCTGTTCTCCGTGCTCATGCTGAACCGCAGCCTTTCCCGGCTGCAGTGGGCCTCCCTGCTGCTCCTCTTCACTGGCGTCGCCATTGTCCAGGCACAGCAAGCCAGTGGGGGAGGCCCACGGCCACTGGATCAGAACCCTGGGGCAGGCCTGGCAGCCGTCGTGGCCTCCTGTCTCTCCTCCGGCTTTGCAGGTGTCTACTTTGAGAAGATCCTCAAAGGCAGCTCAGGCTCCGTGTGGCTGCGCAACCTGCAACTGGGCCTCTTTGGCACAGCACTGGGCCTAGTGGGGCTCTGGTGGGCTGAGGGTACCGCCGTGGCCACCCGCGGTTTCTTTTTTGGGTACACGCCTGCTGTCTGGGGCGTGGTGCTCAACCAGGCCTTTGGTGGGCTACTGGTGGCTGTGGTTGTCAAGTACGCTGACAACATCCTCAAGGGCTTTGCCACCTCCCTGTCCATTGTGCTGTCCACTGTTGCCTCCATTCGCCTCTTTGGCTTCCACGTGGACCCATTATTTGCCCTTGGCGCTGGGCTCGTCATTGGTGCCGTCTACCTCTACAGCCTTCCCCGAGGTGCAGCCAAAGCCATagcctctgcctctgcttccGCCTCCGGGCCCTGCGTTCACCAGCAGCCTCCCGGGCAGCCACCGCCACCGCAGCTGTCTTCCCACCATGGAGATCTCATCACGGAGTCCTTTCTGCCGAA GTGTCTTGTCTGGGAGAGTCCCTCCCAGCAGTCCCTCCACCTCCATAAGGACACACTGGACAGAACTCCGCAGCTCTTCAGGAATGACCGATGCCTACCTGTTGGGGTTCAGTTGCCCGTAGTTTGA
- the SLC35A2 gene encoding UDP-galactose translocator isoform X6: protein MAAVGAGGSTAAAGPGALSAGALEPGTASAGETDLLLTWAGAEARGQSLPQPLPETSVRIPAHRRLKYISLAVLVVQNASLILSIRYARTLPGDRFFATTAVVMAEVLKGLTCLLLLFAQKRGNVKHLVLFLHEAVLVQYVDTLKLAVPSLIYTLQNNLQYVAISNLPAATFQVTYQLKILTTALFSVLMLNRSLSRLQWASLLLLFTGVAIVQAQQASGGGPRPLDQNPGAGLAAVVASCLSSGFAGVYFEKILKGSSGSVWLRNLQLGLFGTALGLVGLWWAEGTAVATRGFFFGYTPAVWGVVLNQAFGGLLVAVVVKYADNILKGFATSLSIVLSTVASIRLFGFHVDPLFALGAGLVIGAVYLYSLPRGAAKAIASASASASGPCVHQQPPGQPPPPQLSSHHGDLITESFLPKSVLVK from the exons ATGGCAGCGGTTGGGGCTGGTGGTTCCACCGCGGCGGCCGGGCCAGGGGCGCTTTCCGCGGGTGCATTAGAGCCGGGGACTGCTAGTGCGGGTGAGACA GATTTGCTTCTCACTTGGGCGGGAGCCGAGGCGCGTGGCCAGAGCTTGCCTCAGCCATTACCTGAAACCTCGGTAAGGATTCCAG CTCACAGGCGCCTGAAGTACATATCCCTAGCTGTGCTGGTGGTCCAGAATGCCTCCCTCATCCTCAGCATCCGCTACGCCCGCACGTTGCCAGGGGACCGCTTCTTTGCCACCACTGCTGTGGTCATGGCGGAAGTGCTCAAAGGTCTCACCTGCCTGCTGCTGCTCTTCGCACAGAAGAGGG GTAACGTGAAGCACCTGGTTCTCTTCCTTCATGAGGCTGTCCTGGTGCAGTATGTGGACACACTCAAGCTCGCAGTGCCCTCTCTCATCTACACCTTGCAGAATAACCTCCAGTATGTTGCCATCTCTAACCTACCAGCTGCCACTTTCCAG GTGACGTACCAGCTGAAGATCCTGACCACAGCGCTGTTCTCCGTGCTCATGCTGAACCGCAGCCTTTCCCGGCTGCAGTGGGCCTCCCTGCTGCTCCTCTTCACTGGCGTCGCCATTGTCCAGGCACAGCAAGCCAGTGGGGGAGGCCCACGGCCACTGGATCAGAACCCTGGGGCAGGCCTGGCAGCCGTCGTGGCCTCCTGTCTCTCCTCCGGCTTTGCAGGTGTCTACTTTGAGAAGATCCTCAAAGGCAGCTCAGGCTCCGTGTGGCTGCGCAACCTGCAACTGGGCCTCTTTGGCACAGCACTGGGCCTAGTGGGGCTCTGGTGGGCTGAGGGTACCGCCGTGGCCACCCGCGGTTTCTTTTTTGGGTACACGCCTGCTGTCTGGGGCGTGGTGCTCAACCAGGCCTTTGGTGGGCTACTGGTGGCTGTGGTTGTCAAGTACGCTGACAACATCCTCAAGGGCTTTGCCACCTCCCTGTCCATTGTGCTGTCCACTGTTGCCTCCATTCGCCTCTTTGGCTTCCACGTGGACCCATTATTTGCCCTTGGCGCTGGGCTCGTCATTGGTGCCGTCTACCTCTACAGCCTTCCCCGAGGTGCAGCCAAAGCCATagcctctgcctctgcttccGCCTCCGGGCCCTGCGTTCACCAGCAGCCTCCCGGGCAGCCACCGCCACCGCAGCTGTCTTCCCACCATGGAGATCTCATCACGGAGTCCTTTCTGCCGAAGTCAGTGCTGGTGAAGTGA
- the TIMM17B gene encoding mitochondrial import inner membrane translocase subunit Tim17-B isoform X1, which translates to MEEYAREPCPWRIVDDCGGAFTMGVIGGGVFQAIKGFRNAPVGIRHRLRGSTNAVRIRAPQIGGSFAVWGGLFSTIDCGLVRLRGKEDPWNSITSGALTGAVLAARSGPLAMVGSAMMGGILLALIEGVGILLTRYTAQQFRNAPPFLEDPSQLPPKDGTPAPGYPSYQQYH; encoded by the exons ATGGAGGAGTACGCTCGGGAACCTTG CCCATGGCGAATTGTGGATGATTGCGGTGGAGCCTTCACTATGGGTGTCATCGGTGGCGGAGTCTTCCAGGCCATCAAGGGTTTCCGCAATGCCCCTGTT gGAATTCGGCACCGGTTGAGAGGTAGTACCAACGCTGTGAGGATCCGAGCCCCCCAGATTGGAG GTAGCTTCGCAGTGTGGGGGGGCCTGTTCTCCACCATCGACTGTGGCCTGGTGCGGCTTCGGGGCAAGGAGGATCCCTGGAACTCTATCACCAGTGGAGCGTTGACCGGGGCTGTACTGGCTGCCCGCA GTGGCCCACTGGCCATGGTGGGCTCAGCGATGATGGGGGGCATCCTGTTGGCCCTCATTGAGGGCGTTGGCATCCTCCTCACTCGCTACACGGCCCAGCAGTTCCGAAATG CGCCCCCATTCCTGGAGGACCCCAGCCAGCTGCCCCCTAAGGACGGCACCCCAGCCCCAGGCTATCCCAGCTATCAGCAGTACCACTGA
- the PQBP1 gene encoding polyglutamine-binding protein 1 isoform X1, translated as MSPFLKCGGAGLLRRRAEPGPGRGTGPWSTRFRDSRVYQLCLCPLRCRPAWPREASSNIWSLNQRKRSLPRTMTMILWTMRPPGWRAYHLAGTRFSTLPGEPGGLPYYWNADTDLVSWLSPHDPNSVVTKSAKKLRSSNADAEEKLDRSHDKSDRGHDKSDRGHEKPDRGHDKSDRGHDKSDRDRERGYDKVDRERERDRERDRDRGYDKADREEGKERRHHRREELAPYPKSKKAVSRKDEELDPMDPSSYSDAPRGTWSTGLPKRNEAKTGADTTAAGPLFQQRPYPSPGAVLRANAEASRTKQQD; from the exons ATGAGCCCATTTCTGAAGTGCGGAGGGGCCGGGCTCCTTAGGCGGCGGGCGGAGCCTGGGCCTGGGAGAGGAACAGGGCCCTGGAGCACCCGGTTTCGGGACAGTAGG GTCTATCAGCTATGCCTCTGCCCGTTGCGCTGCAGACCCGCTTGGCCAAGAGAGGCATCCTCAAACATCTGGAGCCTG AACCAGAGGAAGAGATCATTGCCGAGGACTATGACGATGATCCTGTGGACTATGAGGCCACCAGGTTGGAGGGCCTACCACCTAGCTGGTACAAGGTTTTCGACCCTTCCTGGTGAGCCTGG TGGGCTCCCTTACTACTGGAATGCGGACACAGACCTCGTATCCTGGCTTTCCCCACATGATCCCAACTCTGTGGTTACCAAATCGGCCAAGAAGCTCAGAAGCAGTAATGCAG ATGCTGAAGAAAAGTTGGACCGGAGCCATGACAAGTCGGACAGGGGCCATGACAAGTCGGACCGCGGCCATGAGAAACCAGACAGGGGCCACGACAAGTCAGACCGGGGCCACGACAAATCTGACAGGGATCGAGAGCGTGGCTATGACAaggtagacagagagagagagcgagacagGGAACGGGATCGGGACCGCGGGTATGACAAGGCAGACCGGGAAGAGGGCAAAGAACGGCGCCACCATCGCCGGGAGGAGCTGGCTCCCTACCCCAAGAGCAAGAAGG CAGTAAGTCGAAAGGATGAAGAGTTAGACCCCATGGACCCTAGCTCATACTCAGATGCCCCCCG GGGTACGTGGTCAACAGGACTCCCCAAGCGGAATGAGGCCAAGACTGGCGCTGACACCACAGCAGCTGGGCCCCTCTTCCAGCAGCGGCCGTATCCATCCCCAGGGGCTGTGCTCCGGGCCAATGCAGAGGCCTCCCGAACCAAGCAGCAGGATTGA
- the SLC35A2 gene encoding UDP-galactose translocator isoform X2, which translates to MAAVGAGGSTAAAGPGALSAGALEPGTASAAHRRLKYISLAVLVVQNASLILSIRYARTLPGDRFFATTAVVMAEVLKGLTCLLLLFAQKRGNVKHLVLFLHEAVLVQYVDTLKLAVPSLIYTLQNNLQYVAISNLPAATFQVTYQLKILTTALFSVLMLNRSLSRLQWASLLLLFTGVAIVQAQQASGGGPRPLDQNPGAGLAAVVASCLSSGFAGVYFEKILKGSSGSVWLRNLQLGLFGTALGLVGLWWAEGTAVATRGFFFGYTPAVWGVVLNQAFGGLLVAVVVKYADNILKGFATSLSIVLSTVASIRLFGFHVDPLFALGAGLVIGAVYLYSLPRGAAKAIASASASASGPCVHQQPPGQPPPPQLSSHHGDLITESFLPKLLTKVKGS; encoded by the exons ATGGCAGCGGTTGGGGCTGGTGGTTCCACCGCGGCGGCCGGGCCAGGGGCGCTTTCCGCGGGTGCATTAGAGCCGGGGACTGCTAGTGCGG CTCACAGGCGCCTGAAGTACATATCCCTAGCTGTGCTGGTGGTCCAGAATGCCTCCCTCATCCTCAGCATCCGCTACGCCCGCACGTTGCCAGGGGACCGCTTCTTTGCCACCACTGCTGTGGTCATGGCGGAAGTGCTCAAAGGTCTCACCTGCCTGCTGCTGCTCTTCGCACAGAAGAGGG GTAACGTGAAGCACCTGGTTCTCTTCCTTCATGAGGCTGTCCTGGTGCAGTATGTGGACACACTCAAGCTCGCAGTGCCCTCTCTCATCTACACCTTGCAGAATAACCTCCAGTATGTTGCCATCTCTAACCTACCAGCTGCCACTTTCCAG GTGACGTACCAGCTGAAGATCCTGACCACAGCGCTGTTCTCCGTGCTCATGCTGAACCGCAGCCTTTCCCGGCTGCAGTGGGCCTCCCTGCTGCTCCTCTTCACTGGCGTCGCCATTGTCCAGGCACAGCAAGCCAGTGGGGGAGGCCCACGGCCACTGGATCAGAACCCTGGGGCAGGCCTGGCAGCCGTCGTGGCCTCCTGTCTCTCCTCCGGCTTTGCAGGTGTCTACTTTGAGAAGATCCTCAAAGGCAGCTCAGGCTCCGTGTGGCTGCGCAACCTGCAACTGGGCCTCTTTGGCACAGCACTGGGCCTAGTGGGGCTCTGGTGGGCTGAGGGTACCGCCGTGGCCACCCGCGGTTTCTTTTTTGGGTACACGCCTGCTGTCTGGGGCGTGGTGCTCAACCAGGCCTTTGGTGGGCTACTGGTGGCTGTGGTTGTCAAGTACGCTGACAACATCCTCAAGGGCTTTGCCACCTCCCTGTCCATTGTGCTGTCCACTGTTGCCTCCATTCGCCTCTTTGGCTTCCACGTGGACCCATTATTTGCCCTTGGCGCTGGGCTCGTCATTGGTGCCGTCTACCTCTACAGCCTTCCCCGAGGTGCAGCCAAAGCCATagcctctgcctctgcttccGCCTCCGGGCCCTGCGTTCACCAGCAGCCTCCCGGGCAGCCACCGCCACCGCAGCTGTCTTCCCACCATGGAGATCTCATCACGGAGTCCTTTCTGCCGAA GTTGCTCACCAAGGTGAAGGGTTCCTAG
- the PQBP1 gene encoding polyglutamine-binding protein 1 isoform X2, whose product MSPFLKCGGAGLLRRRAEPGPGRGTGPWSTRFRDSRVGLSAMPLPVALQTRLAKRGILKHLEPEPEEEIIAEDYDDDPVDYEATRLEGLPPSWYKVFDPSCGLPYYWNADTDLVSWLSPHDPNSVVTKSAKKLRSSNADAEEKLDRSHDKSDRGHDKSDRGHEKPDRGHDKSDRGHDKSDRDRERGYDKVDRERERDRERDRDRGYDKADREEGKERRHHRREELAPYPKSKKAVSRKDEELDPMDPSSYSDAPRGTWSTGLPKRNEAKTGADTTAAGPLFQQRPYPSPGAVLRANAEASRTKQQD is encoded by the exons ATGAGCCCATTTCTGAAGTGCGGAGGGGCCGGGCTCCTTAGGCGGCGGGCGGAGCCTGGGCCTGGGAGAGGAACAGGGCCCTGGAGCACCCGGTTTCGGGACAGTAGGGTTG GTCTATCAGCTATGCCTCTGCCCGTTGCGCTGCAGACCCGCTTGGCCAAGAGAGGCATCCTCAAACATCTGGAGCCTG AACCAGAGGAAGAGATCATTGCCGAGGACTATGACGATGATCCTGTGGACTATGAGGCCACCAGGTTGGAGGGCCTACCACCTAGCTGGTACAAGGTTTTCGACCCTTCCTG TGGGCTCCCTTACTACTGGAATGCGGACACAGACCTCGTATCCTGGCTTTCCCCACATGATCCCAACTCTGTGGTTACCAAATCGGCCAAGAAGCTCAGAAGCAGTAATGCAG ATGCTGAAGAAAAGTTGGACCGGAGCCATGACAAGTCGGACAGGGGCCATGACAAGTCGGACCGCGGCCATGAGAAACCAGACAGGGGCCACGACAAGTCAGACCGGGGCCACGACAAATCTGACAGGGATCGAGAGCGTGGCTATGACAaggtagacagagagagagagcgagacagGGAACGGGATCGGGACCGCGGGTATGACAAGGCAGACCGGGAAGAGGGCAAAGAACGGCGCCACCATCGCCGGGAGGAGCTGGCTCCCTACCCCAAGAGCAAGAAGG CAGTAAGTCGAAAGGATGAAGAGTTAGACCCCATGGACCCTAGCTCATACTCAGATGCCCCCCG GGGTACGTGGTCAACAGGACTCCCCAAGCGGAATGAGGCCAAGACTGGCGCTGACACCACAGCAGCTGGGCCCCTCTTCCAGCAGCGGCCGTATCCATCCCCAGGGGCTGTGCTCCGGGCCAATGCAGAGGCCTCCCGAACCAAGCAGCAGGATTGA